A window from Pseudomonas sp. Tri1 encodes these proteins:
- the hisC gene encoding histidinol-phosphate transaminase, with protein MSGNFLALAQPGVQQLSPYVPGKPVDELARELDLDPASIVKLASNENPLGASPKALAAIRDELAELTRYPDGNGFSLKSLLAERCGVELNQVTLGNGSNDILELVARAYLAPGLNAVFSEHAFAVYPIATQAVGADARVVPAKNWGHDLPAMLAAIDANTRVVFIANPNNPTGTWFDAQALDDFLQDVPEHVLVVLDEAYIEYAEGSDLPDGLDFLAAYPNLLVSRTFSKAYGLASLRVGYGLSTAVVADVLNRVRQPFNVNSFALAAACAALQDDAYLAESRRLNEAGMQQLEAGFRELGLSWIPSKGNFICVDVGRVAAPVFQGLLGEGVIVRPVANYGMPNHLRITIGLPAENSRFLEALSKVLARG; from the coding sequence ATGAGTGGCAACTTCCTCGCTCTGGCACAGCCAGGCGTGCAACAACTCTCGCCTTACGTTCCAGGCAAGCCTGTGGACGAACTGGCCCGCGAGCTGGACCTGGACCCGGCCAGCATCGTCAAGTTGGCGAGCAACGAAAACCCGCTGGGCGCGAGTCCCAAGGCGCTGGCGGCGATCCGCGACGAGCTGGCCGAGCTGACCCGTTACCCTGATGGCAACGGCTTCTCGCTCAAGAGCCTGCTGGCCGAACGCTGTGGCGTGGAGCTGAACCAGGTGACCCTGGGCAACGGTTCCAATGACATTCTCGAACTGGTGGCGCGTGCCTACCTGGCGCCGGGGCTCAATGCGGTGTTCAGCGAGCACGCGTTTGCGGTCTACCCGATCGCGACCCAGGCCGTCGGCGCGGACGCCCGTGTGGTTCCGGCCAAGAACTGGGGGCATGACCTGCCAGCCATGCTGGCCGCCATCGACGCCAACACCCGTGTGGTTTTCATTGCCAACCCGAACAACCCGACCGGTACCTGGTTCGACGCCCAGGCCCTGGATGACTTCCTGCAGGATGTGCCCGAGCACGTGCTGGTGGTGCTGGACGAGGCCTATATCGAGTACGCCGAAGGCAGCGACTTGCCCGATGGCCTGGATTTCCTGGCTGCCTACCCGAACCTGTTGGTCTCGCGTACGTTCTCCAAGGCCTATGGCCTGGCCTCGCTGCGAGTCGGCTATGGCCTGTCCACCGCGGTGGTGGCCGATGTGCTGAATCGCGTGCGTCAGCCGTTCAACGTCAACAGCTTCGCCCTGGCCGCCGCCTGCGCTGCATTGCAGGATGACGCCTACCTGGCCGAAAGCCGCCGTCTTAACGAGGCCGGCATGCAGCAACTGGAAGCCGGGTTCCGTGAGTTGGGCCTGAGCTGGATTCCATCGAAAGGCAATTTCATCTGCGTCGATGTCGGGCGTGTCGCCGCGCCGGTATTCCAGGGCTTGCTGGGTGAAGGCGTGATCGTGCGTCCGGTGGCCAATTACGGCATGCCGAACCACCTGCGTATCACCATTGGCCTGCCAGCAGAAAACAGCCGTTTCCTCGAGGCGTTGAGCAAGGTCCTGGCTCGTGGTTGA
- a CDS encoding bifunctional prephenate dehydrogenase/3-phosphoshikimate 1-carboxyvinyltransferase, which yields MIGRLVVVGLGLIGGSFAKGLRESGLCREVVGVDLDPQSRKLAVELGVVDRCEDDLAIACQGADVIQLAVPILAMEKLLVRLAAMDLGSAILTDVGSAKGNVVRAAAEAFGGMPARFVPGHPIAGSEQSGVEASNAELFRRHKVILTPLEQTDPAALAVVDRLWRELGADVEHMQVERHDEVLAATSHLPHLLAFGLVDSLAKRNENLEIFRYAAGGFRDFTRIAGSDPVMWHDIFLANREAVLRTLDTFRSDLDALRDAVDAGDGHQLLGVFTRARVAREHFSKILARRAYVDAMNSNDLIFLAQPGGSLSGRIRVPGDKSISHRSIMLGSLAEGVTEVEGFLEGEDALATLQAFRDMGVVIEGPHHGRVTIHGVGLHGLKPAPGPIYLGNSGTSMRLLSGLLAAQDFDSTLTGDASLSKRPMNRVANPLREMGAVIETAADGRPPMTIRGGHKLKGLTYTMPMASAQVKSCLLLAGLYAEGKTTVTEPAPTRDHTERMLRGFGYPVTVNGATASVESGNKLTATHIEVPGDISSSAFFLVAASIAEGSDLVLEHVGINPTRTGVIDILRLMGADITLENQREVGGEPVADLRVRAAKLKGIEIPEALVPLAIDEFPVLFVAAACAEGRTVLTGAEELRVKESDRIQVMADGLLALGVKCQPTPDGIIIDGGQIGGGEVHGHGDHRIAMAFSVASLRASAPIRIHDCANVATSFPNFLALCAQVGIRVAQEAQS from the coding sequence ATGATCGGTCGCCTGGTGGTGGTGGGCCTGGGGTTGATCGGCGGTTCGTTTGCCAAGGGCTTGCGTGAAAGCGGCCTGTGCCGTGAGGTGGTCGGTGTCGATCTGGATCCGCAGTCGCGCAAGTTGGCGGTGGAGCTGGGGGTGGTCGACCGCTGTGAGGATGACCTGGCAATCGCTTGCCAGGGTGCCGATGTGATCCAGTTGGCGGTGCCGATCCTGGCCATGGAAAAATTGCTGGTGCGCCTGGCTGCCATGGATCTGGGGAGTGCCATTCTCACGGATGTCGGCAGCGCCAAGGGTAACGTCGTGCGTGCTGCCGCCGAAGCCTTCGGCGGCATGCCAGCGCGCTTCGTGCCCGGGCATCCGATCGCCGGCTCCGAGCAGAGTGGGGTGGAAGCCTCCAACGCGGAGCTGTTTCGTCGTCACAAAGTGATATTGACGCCGCTGGAGCAGACCGACCCGGCTGCGCTGGCGGTGGTGGACCGTTTGTGGCGCGAACTGGGTGCCGATGTCGAGCACATGCAGGTCGAGCGTCACGACGAAGTGTTGGCCGCTACCAGCCATTTGCCGCACCTGTTGGCGTTCGGTCTGGTGGATTCATTGGCCAAACGCAATGAAAATCTTGAGATCTTCCGTTACGCTGCCGGCGGTTTCCGCGATTTCACAAGAATCGCCGGAAGCGACCCGGTCATGTGGCACGACATCTTCCTCGCTAACCGCGAAGCTGTCCTGCGCACACTCGATACATTTCGCAGCGATCTCGACGCCTTGCGCGACGCGGTCGATGCTGGGGACGGGCACCAATTGCTGGGCGTTTTCACACGCGCCAGGGTGGCCCGCGAGCATTTCAGTAAAATCCTGGCCCGTCGGGCCTATGTGGACGCTATGAACTCCAACGATCTGATTTTCCTGGCACAACCTGGTGGCTCCCTGAGTGGGCGTATTCGTGTACCGGGCGATAAATCGATTTCCCACCGTTCGATCATGCTTGGCTCCCTGGCCGAAGGTGTGACCGAGGTGGAAGGTTTCCTCGAGGGCGAAGACGCCCTGGCGACGCTGCAGGCGTTTCGTGACATGGGCGTGGTCATCGAAGGCCCGCACCACGGTCGCGTGACCATCCATGGTGTCGGCCTGCACGGCCTCAAGCCTGCTCCGGGCCCGATCTACCTGGGTAACTCCGGTACCTCGATGCGCCTGTTGTCCGGCCTGCTGGCCGCGCAGGACTTCGACAGCACCCTGACCGGTGACGCCTCGCTGTCCAAGCGCCCGATGAATCGCGTAGCCAACCCACTGCGGGAAATGGGCGCGGTCATCGAGACCGCGGCTGACGGCCGTCCACCGATGACCATTCGCGGTGGCCACAAGCTCAAGGGGCTGACCTACACCATGCCGATGGCCAGCGCCCAGGTGAAATCCTGCCTGCTGCTGGCCGGCCTCTATGCCGAAGGCAAGACCACCGTCACCGAGCCGGCTCCGACCCGCGATCACACCGAGCGCATGCTGCGTGGCTTTGGCTACCCGGTCACGGTCAACGGTGCCACGGCTAGCGTCGAGTCCGGCAACAAATTGACCGCGACCCACATTGAAGTGCCGGGCGATATCTCGTCGTCGGCGTTCTTCCTGGTGGCCGCCTCGATCGCCGAAGGTTCTGACCTGGTGCTCGAGCACGTCGGCATCAACCCGACCCGTACCGGCGTGATCGACATCCTGCGTCTGATGGGCGCTGACATCACCCTGGAAAACCAGCGTGAAGTCGGCGGCGAACCGGTAGCAGACTTGCGCGTACGAGCAGCTAAACTCAAGGGTATCGAGATTCCCGAGGCGCTGGTCCCGCTGGCCATCGACGAATTCCCGGTGCTGTTCGTGGCGGCTGCCTGCGCAGAAGGGCGCACTGTGCTGACCGGCGCCGAAGAGCTGCGGGTCAAGGAGTCGGATCGCATCCAGGTGATGGCGGATGGCTTGCTCGCCCTGGGCGTCAAGTGCCAGCCCACGCCGGACGGCATTATCATCGACGGCGGCCAGATCGGCGGCGGCGAAGTCCATGGCCACGGAGACCATCGCATCGCCATGGCCTTCAGTGTTGCGTCGTTGCGCGCCAGTGCGCCGATTCGCATCCATGATTGCGCCAACGTCGCAACGTCGTTCCCGAACTTCCTGGCGCTGTGCGCTCAGGTCGGTATTCGAGTGGCACAAGAGGCGCAGTCGTGA
- the cmk gene encoding (d)CMP kinase, which produces MNIKAPVVTIDGPSGSGKGTVAGILARQLGWNLLDSGALYRLLAFAAANHGVDLTNEELLKALAAHLDVQFIAATDGQLQRIILEGDEVSDVIRTESVGAGASQVAALPAVREALLQRQRAFQEPPGLVADGRDMGTVVFPDAPLKIFLTASAEERARRRYLQLKGKGEDVSLSSLLDEIRARDERDTQRAVAPLKPAADAIQLDSTELSIDQVLQRIMSEIAIRDIAG; this is translated from the coding sequence GTGAATATCAAGGCACCGGTCGTCACCATCGATGGCCCAAGCGGCTCGGGCAAGGGCACCGTCGCCGGGATCCTGGCCAGGCAACTGGGCTGGAACCTGCTCGATTCGGGTGCCCTGTATCGGCTGCTGGCATTCGCCGCCGCCAATCATGGCGTCGATCTGACCAACGAAGAGTTGCTAAAGGCGCTGGCCGCGCATCTGGACGTGCAGTTCATCGCGGCGACCGACGGTCAGTTGCAGCGCATCATTCTGGAGGGCGATGAAGTCAGCGATGTCATCCGCACCGAAAGTGTCGGTGCCGGTGCTTCCCAGGTCGCCGCGCTGCCGGCGGTGCGCGAGGCGTTGCTGCAACGCCAGCGCGCCTTCCAGGAGCCACCAGGGCTGGTGGCCGACGGTCGCGACATGGGCACGGTAGTGTTTCCCGATGCGCCGCTGAAGATTTTTCTCACCGCCAGTGCGGAGGAGAGGGCGCGTCGCCGTTATTTGCAGTTGAAGGGCAAAGGCGAGGATGTTAGTCTGTCGAGTCTGCTAGATGAGATCCGTGCACGCGACGAGCGTGACACCCAGCGCGCAGTAGCCCCGCTCAAGCCGGCGGCTGACGCGATACAGCTGGATTCCACGGAGTTGTCCATCGATCAGGTGTTGCAACGCATCATGAGCGAGATCGCCATTCGCGATATCGCCGGGTGA
- the rpsA gene encoding 30S ribosomal protein S1: MSESFAELFEESLKTLNLQAGSIITGVIVDIDYQARWVTVHAGLKSEALIPLEQFYNDAGELNINVGDEVHVALDSVEDGFGETKLSREKAKRAECWIVLEAAFAAEEVVKGVINGKVKGGFTVDVNGIRAFLPGSLVDVRPVRDTTHLEGKELEFKVIKLDQKRNNVVVSRRSVLEAENSAEREALLESLQEGQQVKGIVKNLTDYGAFVDLGGVDGLLHITDMAWKRIKHPSEIVNVGDEIDVKVLKYDRERNRVSLGLKQLGEDPWVAIKARYPEGTRVTARVTNLTDYGCFAELEEGVEGLVHVSEMDWTNKNIHPSKVVQVGDEVEVMVLDIDEERRRISLGIKQCKSNPWEDFSGQFNKGDKISGTIKSITDFGIFIGLDGGIDGLVHLSDISWNEVGEEAVRRFKKGDELDTVILSVDPERERISLGIKQLESDPFSEYVQENDKGAIVKGIVKEVDAKGAIITLADDIEATLKASEISRDRVEDARNVLKEGEEVEAKIISVDRKSRVIQLSIKSKDVEEEKEAIQSLRDKPASDTAAPGPTTLGDLLRAQMEKQN, translated from the coding sequence ATGAGCGAAAGCTTTGCGGAACTCTTTGAAGAAAGCCTGAAAACCCTGAACCTTCAGGCAGGCTCCATCATCACCGGTGTTATCGTTGATATCGATTACCAAGCTCGCTGGGTAACCGTTCACGCTGGTCTGAAGTCTGAAGCACTCATCCCGCTTGAGCAGTTCTACAACGACGCTGGCGAACTGAACATCAACGTCGGTGACGAAGTTCACGTTGCGCTGGACTCGGTTGAAGATGGCTTTGGTGAAACCAAGCTGTCCCGTGAAAAAGCCAAGCGCGCTGAATGCTGGATCGTTCTGGAAGCGGCTTTCGCAGCTGAGGAAGTGGTCAAGGGCGTTATCAACGGTAAGGTTAAAGGCGGCTTCACTGTCGACGTTAACGGCATCCGTGCGTTCCTGCCAGGTTCCCTGGTTGACGTCCGTCCAGTGCGCGACACCACGCACCTGGAAGGCAAAGAGCTGGAATTCAAGGTCATCAAGCTGGACCAGAAGCGCAACAACGTTGTCGTTTCCCGTCGCAGTGTCCTGGAAGCCGAGAACTCCGCCGAGCGTGAAGCTCTGCTGGAATCGCTGCAGGAAGGCCAACAGGTCAAAGGTATCGTCAAGAACCTCACCGATTACGGCGCATTCGTCGATCTGGGTGGCGTCGATGGCCTGCTGCACATCACCGACATGGCCTGGAAGCGTATCAAGCATCCTTCGGAAATCGTCAACGTTGGCGACGAGATCGATGTCAAGGTTCTGAAGTACGATCGCGAGCGCAATCGTGTTTCCCTGGGCCTCAAGCAACTGGGCGAAGATCCATGGGTTGCTATCAAAGCCCGTTACCCAGAAGGCACTCGCGTCACCGCTCGTGTTACCAACCTGACCGACTACGGCTGCTTCGCTGAGCTGGAAGAAGGCGTTGAAGGCCTGGTACACGTTTCCGAAATGGACTGGACCAACAAGAACATCCACCCTTCGAAAGTCGTACAAGTCGGCGACGAAGTGGAAGTCATGGTTCTGGACATCGACGAAGAGCGTCGTCGTATCTCCCTCGGCATCAAGCAGTGCAAGTCCAACCCATGGGAAGACTTCTCTGGCCAGTTCAACAAGGGCGATAAAATCTCCGGCACCATCAAGTCGATCACCGATTTCGGTATCTTCATTGGTCTGGACGGCGGCATCGACGGTCTGGTTCACCTGTCCGACATCTCCTGGAACGAAGTGGGCGAAGAAGCCGTACGCCGCTTCAAGAAGGGCGACGAGCTGGACACCGTTATCCTGTCGGTTGACCCAGAGCGCGAGCGCATTTCCCTGGGTATCAAGCAACTGGAAAGCGATCCGTTCTCCGAGTACGTTCAAGAGAACGACAAAGGCGCAATCGTTAAGGGCATCGTGAAAGAAGTTGACGCTAAAGGCGCCATCATCACCCTGGCCGACGATATCGAAGCGACTCTGAAAGCCTCCGAAATCAGCCGTGACCGCGTTGAAGACGCGCGTAACGTCCTGAAAGAAGGCGAAGAAGTAGAAGCCAAGATCATCAGCGTTGACCGCAAGAGCCGCGTAATCCAGCTCTCCATCAAGTCGAAAGACGTTGAAGAAGAGAAAGAAGCAATCCAGAGCCTGCGCGACAAGCCAGCTTCGGACACTGCTGCTCCTGGTCCTACCACTCTGGGCGACCTGTTGCGTGCACAAATGGAAAAACAGAACTGA
- the ihfB gene encoding integration host factor subunit beta produces the protein MTKSELIERIVTHQGLLSSKDVELAIKTMLEQMSQCLATGDRIEIRGFGSFSLHYRAPRVGRNPKTGQSVSLDGKFVPHFKPGKELRDRVNEEEGDEF, from the coding sequence ATGACGAAGTCGGAGTTGATCGAACGAATTGTCACCCATCAAGGGCTACTCTCATCCAAGGATGTGGAGCTGGCTATCAAGACCATGCTTGAGCAAATGTCCCAATGCCTGGCTACGGGAGATCGTATCGAGATCCGTGGTTTCGGCAGCTTCTCCCTCCACTACCGCGCCCCGCGAGTAGGTCGCAATCCAAAAACCGGCCAGTCCGTCAGCCTTGATGGGAAGTTCGTTCCTCATTTCAAGCCGGGCAAGGAGCTCAGGGATCGTGTGAATGAGGAGGAGGGTGATGAGTTTTAA
- a CDS encoding LapA family protein, protein MRNFKRLMLVVLALLAAATIVLFVLENNQPATLLFLGWSAPQLPVSVFVLAALLAGMILGPLLKWFMDVRRRFK, encoded by the coding sequence ATGCGGAATTTTAAGCGCCTGATGCTGGTTGTGCTTGCGCTGCTTGCGGCAGCAACTATTGTTCTGTTCGTGCTTGAGAATAACCAGCCTGCTACGCTGTTATTCTTGGGCTGGTCGGCGCCGCAGCTTCCGGTTTCGGTTTTCGTGCTGGCGGCGCTTCTCGCTGGTATGATCCTTGGGCCGTTGCTCAAGTGGTTCATGGATGTGCGTCGACGGTTTAAATAA
- a CDS encoding Wzz/FepE/Etk N-terminal domain-containing protein has protein sequence MQSNRVDSRGADEIDLIALVRGLWAQVWLILGVAILVTAGAATYAFLSKPVYEAKLFIIPPTQNGIAELNYGRGKGSELELYSIQQVYDVFVRNLLGESLRQKFFNDVYLPSLDESQRKGALDGLYERFSRELVIKGGGKDASDRFSITVQGGDPIRVTEWAKVYVQRASEAAELELIKNVTTEASVRARNLEQRIISLRETSQRIREDRIEQLREALEIAEAIGLTTPTINSSAAVDITVDTGNKMDYQRGSKALAAEVKALETRASDDAFISDLRSLQMRYGFYRKLNVDPESISVYRQDGSIKVPESPIKPVKSMILMLGLIAGLMLGVFIALVRFVLNRDSVK, from the coding sequence ATGCAAAGTAATCGTGTTGACAGCCGTGGCGCGGATGAGATCGATTTGATTGCGCTTGTGCGCGGGCTTTGGGCGCAAGTGTGGTTGATTCTTGGTGTCGCTATTTTGGTCACGGCTGGCGCGGCCACCTATGCGTTCCTCAGCAAGCCCGTTTATGAGGCCAAGCTTTTTATCATACCTCCGACGCAGAACGGTATTGCTGAGCTCAATTATGGTCGCGGGAAAGGCTCTGAGCTGGAGCTCTATTCCATCCAGCAAGTGTATGACGTATTTGTTCGAAACCTTCTGGGTGAATCCCTCCGTCAAAAATTCTTCAATGATGTCTATCTTCCCTCGCTTGATGAGTCTCAACGCAAGGGGGCGCTCGACGGTTTGTACGAGCGTTTCTCCCGAGAGTTGGTCATAAAAGGGGGGGGTAAGGACGCTTCGGATCGTTTTTCAATTACGGTTCAAGGCGGTGATCCTATTCGGGTGACGGAATGGGCAAAAGTTTATGTCCAGCGCGCCAGTGAAGCTGCCGAGTTAGAGCTGATCAAGAATGTCACGACCGAAGCATCCGTCAGGGCAAGGAATCTGGAGCAGAGGATTATCAGCTTGCGCGAAACTTCGCAGCGGATACGCGAAGATCGGATTGAACAACTGCGTGAGGCGTTGGAGATTGCCGAGGCGATCGGCTTGACTACTCCGACAATAAATTCGTCTGCTGCGGTAGATATCACCGTAGATACGGGAAATAAAATGGATTATCAGCGCGGTAGTAAAGCGCTGGCGGCGGAAGTTAAAGCGCTGGAGACTAGGGCTTCCGATGATGCCTTTATATCGGATTTGCGCTCGCTTCAGATGCGATACGGTTTCTATCGTAAGTTGAATGTCGACCCCGAGAGCATTTCGGTTTATCGGCAGGATGGTAGTATTAAGGTGCCGGAAAGCCCTATTAAACCGGTAAAAAGTATGATCTTGATGTTGGGGCTTATTGCGGGTCTTATGTTGGGGGTATTTATTGCCCTTGTGCGATTTGTTTTGAATCGTGACTCGGTTAAGTAG
- a CDS encoding NAD-dependent 4,6-dehydratase LegB translates to MKKVLVTGADGFIGSHLVELLVQEGYQVKALSQYNSFNSWGWLEDVNCREAIEVVSGDVRDPHFCKYLTKDVDIVYHLAALIAIPYSYVAPDSYVDTNVKGTLNICQAALENGVSRVIHTSTSEVYGTAQYVPIDENHPLQAQSPYSASKIGADAMAMSFFNAFNLPLTIARPFNTYGPRQSARAVIPTIITQIASGMKQIKLGDVSPTRDFNYVLDTCRGFLALANCDEAIGQTVNIGSNFEISVGDTLSLIKEIMGSDVEFLVDDQRLRPEKSEVFRLWCDNTKIQGLTGFKPDYSIRQGLEKTIEWLVRPENLSKYKANIYNV, encoded by the coding sequence GTGAAAAAAGTTTTGGTGACGGGTGCTGATGGCTTTATTGGTTCGCACTTGGTTGAGTTGTTGGTGCAAGAAGGCTATCAAGTAAAAGCTCTGTCCCAGTACAACTCGTTTAATAGTTGGGGGTGGCTGGAAGATGTCAATTGCCGAGAAGCGATTGAGGTGGTCAGTGGTGATGTCAGGGATCCACACTTCTGTAAATACCTCACGAAAGATGTCGATATTGTCTATCACCTGGCGGCGCTGATAGCTATTCCTTATTCCTACGTAGCCCCCGATAGCTATGTCGATACAAATGTTAAGGGCACCTTGAACATTTGCCAGGCTGCTCTGGAAAATGGTGTGTCGCGTGTCATCCATACCTCAACCAGTGAGGTTTATGGTACGGCTCAATATGTCCCTATCGACGAGAATCACCCCCTCCAAGCGCAGTCCCCTTACAGTGCGTCCAAAATTGGCGCTGATGCCATGGCGATGAGTTTCTTCAACGCGTTCAATTTGCCGCTGACCATCGCGCGACCGTTCAATACATACGGCCCCCGCCAGTCGGCACGCGCTGTGATCCCCACAATCATTACCCAGATTGCTAGTGGGATGAAGCAGATCAAGCTGGGTGATGTGTCGCCAACTCGGGACTTCAACTATGTCTTGGACACCTGTCGTGGTTTCTTGGCATTGGCCAATTGCGACGAGGCTATTGGTCAGACGGTCAATATTGGTTCGAACTTTGAAATTTCAGTGGGCGACACGCTGAGCCTGATCAAGGAAATCATGGGCAGTGATGTTGAGTTCCTCGTCGACGATCAGCGCCTGCGCCCGGAAAAATCGGAAGTATTTCGTCTGTGGTGTGATAACACCAAAATTCAAGGGTTAACTGGTTTTAAACCTGACTACTCGATTCGTCAGGGCTTGGAGAAGACTATCGAATGGTTGGTTCGTCCTGAAAATCTGTCCAAGTACAAAGCCAATATTTACAATGTGTGA
- a CDS encoding LegC family aminotransferase gives MYDSLIRFIREYFGTTEFIPLHAPVFAGKEREYVNATLESTFVSSVGAFVDQFENRMALFTGSERAVATVNGTAALHMALLLADVRPGDLVVTQPLTFVATCNAIAYCGAEPVFVDVDLHTMGLSPHALESWLSQNAYRDVDGRCRAKVNDKIIKACLPMHTFGHPVELDTLIECCARWGLTLVEDAAESLGSLYKGRHTGTFGALGTLSFNGNKVITTGGGGMILTNAQIGARAKHLTTTAKLSHAYEFRHDEVGYNYRLPNLNAALGCAQLEQLDHFIAVKRQLAAFYERELDGSGLVFFKEPPECRSNYWLNAVICEGAQQRDELLKATNAQNVMTRPIWALMNKLPAYAACLKGDLSNAEWLEARVVNLPSSVVPSAIV, from the coding sequence ATGTACGATTCTCTGATTCGGTTCATTCGCGAATACTTCGGGACGACGGAGTTTATTCCTTTGCACGCACCGGTTTTTGCCGGTAAAGAGCGGGAGTATGTCAACGCCACCCTCGAATCCACTTTCGTCTCGAGTGTCGGTGCTTTCGTTGATCAATTCGAGAATCGTATGGCGCTCTTCACTGGCAGTGAGCGTGCGGTCGCCACGGTCAATGGCACGGCTGCGTTGCACATGGCTCTGCTACTTGCAGACGTTCGGCCCGGCGATCTGGTGGTTACCCAACCGTTAACCTTTGTCGCGACCTGCAACGCTATCGCTTACTGTGGAGCCGAACCAGTTTTCGTGGATGTCGACCTGCATACGATGGGCTTGTCTCCTCATGCGCTGGAGAGCTGGCTGTCGCAGAATGCCTACCGCGATGTCGATGGTCGGTGTCGGGCCAAGGTCAATGACAAGATCATAAAGGCATGTTTGCCCATGCATACATTTGGTCATCCCGTCGAGCTCGATACGCTGATTGAATGTTGCGCGCGCTGGGGGTTGACGCTAGTCGAAGACGCAGCCGAGTCGCTTGGCAGCCTTTACAAGGGGCGCCATACGGGTACCTTCGGTGCGTTGGGCACTCTGAGTTTCAATGGTAACAAGGTCATCACGACTGGCGGCGGCGGTATGATCCTGACCAATGCCCAAATAGGGGCAAGAGCAAAGCATCTCACAACCACCGCCAAGCTTAGCCATGCCTATGAGTTCCGGCATGACGAGGTCGGATACAACTATAGACTGCCCAATCTCAACGCCGCGCTAGGGTGCGCGCAGCTTGAGCAATTGGATCATTTTATTGCAGTTAAACGTCAATTAGCTGCGTTCTATGAGCGCGAGCTTGACGGCTCGGGCCTGGTCTTCTTCAAAGAACCACCAGAGTGTCGTTCGAATTACTGGCTCAATGCAGTCATCTGCGAGGGTGCGCAGCAGCGTGATGAGTTGCTCAAGGCTACCAACGCGCAAAATGTGATGACTCGACCTATCTGGGCATTGATGAACAAATTGCCAGCCTATGCCGCTTGCCTCAAAGGGGATCTGAGCAACGCCGAGTGGCTCGAAGCTAGAGTCGTCAACCTGCCAAGCAGTGTTGTGCCGAGCGCAATCGTATGA
- the neuC gene encoding UDP-N-acetylglucosamine 2-epimerase, with translation MKRRIAVFTGTRAEYGLLYWLLKELKASPSVDLQLIVSGMHLSPEFGDTWKAIAQDGFDIDAKVEMLLSSDSAVGVVKSMGVGLLGFADALERLKPDCLVILGDRYEALAIAQSAMIMRIPIAHLHGGEVTEGAYDDAIRHSITKMSYLHFVATDVYRKRVIQLGESPDRVFNVGAIGLEHFNRSPVMSYEELSNSLEFELNAPFFLVTYHPVTLEGEDPAQSFTSLLAALDQFPNHQVIITYPNSDNGGRTIIPLIEAYASRYPKRVKAIASLGFRRYHSALKHALIVVGNSSSGIIEAPSMGVPSIDIGIRQRGRLAAESVLHCPAHVLAIQEAIAKASSPSFQELSRNVVNPYGDGHTVKRIVEVLTTCALQSTKPFFDA, from the coding sequence ATGAAGCGGCGGATTGCTGTGTTCACTGGAACGCGGGCTGAGTATGGGCTGTTGTACTGGCTCCTCAAGGAGTTGAAAGCGTCCCCTTCGGTCGATTTGCAACTGATTGTCAGCGGCATGCATTTGTCGCCCGAATTCGGTGATACCTGGAAAGCCATTGCCCAAGATGGTTTCGATATAGACGCCAAAGTGGAAATGCTGTTGTCTTCCGATAGTGCTGTGGGTGTTGTCAAGTCCATGGGGGTTGGACTGCTGGGGTTTGCCGATGCGCTTGAGCGACTTAAGCCTGATTGTTTAGTCATTCTTGGGGATCGCTATGAGGCCTTGGCCATCGCTCAGTCTGCGATGATCATGAGAATCCCTATCGCTCATCTTCACGGGGGCGAAGTGACTGAAGGGGCTTACGATGACGCAATACGACATAGCATCACCAAAATGTCCTATCTGCATTTCGTGGCGACGGATGTCTATCGCAAGCGTGTAATTCAGTTGGGCGAGTCACCTGATCGGGTTTTCAACGTCGGTGCCATAGGCCTGGAGCATTTCAATCGCAGTCCTGTGATGAGTTACGAGGAGTTGAGCAATAGCCTCGAGTTTGAACTTAATGCTCCTTTTTTTCTGGTCACCTACCATCCAGTCACATTGGAAGGAGAGGACCCGGCGCAGTCATTCACCTCATTGCTGGCTGCCCTTGATCAGTTTCCCAATCATCAAGTGATCATTACCTACCCTAATTCTGATAACGGCGGACGGACCATAATACCGTTGATCGAGGCTTACGCCAGCAGGTATCCAAAACGGGTCAAGGCCATCGCATCGCTGGGTTTCAGGCGATATCACAGTGCGTTGAAGCATGCCCTGATAGTGGTTGGCAACTCCTCTAGCGGTATCATTGAAGCCCCCAGCATGGGGGTCCCTTCCATTGATATCGGGATTCGTCAGCGAGGGCGTTTGGCTGCTGAGTCGGTGCTGCATTGTCCGGCTCACGTTCTGGCCATCCAGGAAGCGATCGCCAAAGCATCGTCTCCATCATTCCAAGAGCTGAGCCGTAATGTTGTCAATCCCTATGGTGACGGTCACACTGTAAAGCGTATCGTCGAAGTATTGACGACCTGTGCTTTGCAGTCCACGAAACCCTTCTTCGATGCATAA